One stretch of Priestia megaterium DNA includes these proteins:
- the spoIIP gene encoding stage II sporulation protein P, with translation MKNRRERRPSNQPDRYTKRSVFAFVMICLFLIAILILNPASSSYIYTNPLNQWLRSYPAESMMYVMGTENKHFRQVLPKGVEPPNVLSVTVEMFTGIQPQRIATLLLDEVPGFKTFDTKIIVAGEGTNYSNLPIESSPPMDVLLKERELSKENLQELEKTEQSTEHKHEEPSKSTEGKKVAFIYHTHSRESFLPYLKGEDNPDNAHDSKVNIMLVGKKLGEQLEQKGIGTEVNTTDVVKELESKGLDYRSSYKMTREILQTSTNQNRNLTFFFDLHRDSQRRAITTKEIKGKDYARLFFIIGTEYKNYEKNLQFAKGLNNLLEKNYPGISRGIFEKNKSQGNGVYNQDLSTHSIIIEVGGVDNTMEEMYRTTDALAEVIAEYYWQAEAVTNQ, from the coding sequence ATGAAAAATAGACGGGAAAGAAGGCCATCTAATCAGCCGGATCGGTATACGAAACGATCAGTATTTGCTTTTGTTATGATTTGTTTATTCCTTATAGCCATATTAATTCTAAATCCAGCTTCAAGTAGTTATATTTATACCAACCCTCTAAATCAGTGGTTAAGAAGTTATCCGGCGGAATCCATGATGTACGTAATGGGGACTGAAAATAAGCATTTTAGACAAGTACTTCCAAAAGGGGTTGAGCCCCCTAACGTTTTATCCGTTACTGTTGAGATGTTTACAGGTATTCAGCCACAGCGAATCGCTACCCTTCTTTTAGATGAAGTCCCTGGTTTTAAAACGTTTGATACAAAAATAATAGTGGCAGGTGAAGGAACAAACTACAGCAACCTTCCTATCGAATCTTCTCCACCTATGGATGTGTTATTAAAAGAAAGAGAATTATCTAAAGAAAATCTACAGGAATTAGAAAAGACTGAACAAAGTACGGAACATAAACACGAAGAGCCTTCAAAGAGTACAGAAGGTAAGAAAGTAGCCTTCATTTATCATACACATAGCCGTGAATCTTTTTTGCCTTATTTAAAGGGAGAAGATAATCCAGATAACGCCCATGACTCTAAAGTGAATATTATGTTGGTAGGTAAAAAATTAGGTGAACAGTTAGAGCAAAAAGGAATTGGAACTGAAGTAAATACAACTGATGTAGTAAAAGAGTTAGAATCAAAAGGATTAGATTATCGTAGCTCCTATAAGATGACCAGAGAAATTTTACAAACATCTACTAATCAAAATAGAAATTTAACTTTCTTTTTTGACTTACATCGAGATTCTCAAAGAAGAGCTATTACAACAAAAGAAATTAAGGGTAAAGATTATGCCAGATTATTTTTTATTATTGGTACCGAATATAAGAATTATGAAAAAAACTTACAGTTCGCAAAAGGGTTAAATAATCTTTTGGAGAAGAATTATCCTGGCATATCTAGAGGTATATTTGAAAAAAATAAAAGTCAAGGAAATGGCGTGTACAATCAGGACTTATCAACACATTCCATTATTATAGAAGTTGGTGGAGTTGATAATACGATGGAAGAAATGTACCGGACAACAGATGCGTTAGCAGAAGTAATAGCAGAATATTACTGGCAAGCAGAAGCAGTAACAAATCAATAA
- a CDS encoding metal-sensitive transcriptional regulator, whose translation MDELEKITDNDSCCSINNERRSHHSPEVKKNLTSRLNRIEGQIRGIKGLIEKDTYCDDVITQIAAVQSALNGVSKILLEGHLKHCIVERVQEGDKEVVDELLTTIKRLMK comes from the coding sequence ATGGATGAATTAGAAAAAATCACTGACAATGATAGTTGTTGTTCTATAAATAATGAACGTAGAAGTCATCACTCTCCAGAAGTGAAGAAAAATCTAACCAGTAGATTGAATCGTATCGAAGGACAAATTCGAGGGATTAAAGGATTAATTGAGAAAGATACTTATTGTGACGATGTAATTACTCAAATTGCAGCTGTACAATCTGCTTTAAACGGTGTAAGTAAGATATTACTTGAAGGACACCTTAAACACTGTATAGTTGAGCGTGTTCAAGAAGGCGATAAAGAAGTAGTAGAT